In the genome of Limanda limanda chromosome 15, fLimLim1.1, whole genome shotgun sequence, one region contains:
- the atoh7 gene encoding transcription factor atoh7, whose translation MKSRRPSCTDSGSESSEPDPQSPEKYETTTRRRSAANARERKRMEGLNTAFDRLRKVVPQWGEDKKLSKYETLQMALSYILALNRILTDARRHNAPHRQWLDLQFDCVQPESYPCLMRYDSPTEQEYLQSSFSYQFDGHQIQA comes from the coding sequence atgAAGTCTCGCCGGCCCAGCTGCACCGACTCCGGATCAGAGTCCTCAGAACCAGATCCCCAGAGTCCGGAGAAGTATGAGACCACCACCAGGCGACGGTCGGCTGCCAAcgccagagagagaaagaggatggAGGGTTTGAACACGGCTTTTGATCGCCTACGTAAAGTGGTTCCCCAGTGGGGCGAGGATAAAAAACTATCCAAGTATGAAACCTTGCAGATGGCCCTCAGCTACATCCTGGCCCTCAACCGGATCCTGACAGACGCCAGGAGGCACAACGCTCCTCACAGGCAGTGGCTGGACCTGCAGTTTGACTGTGTGCAGCCGGAGAGCTACCCCTGCCTCATGAGGTACGACTCCCCGACGGAACAGGAGTACCTCCAGTCATCCTTCTCGTACCAGTTTGACGGACATCAGATCCAAGCATAA